One region of Juglans regia cultivar Chandler chromosome 4, Walnut 2.0, whole genome shotgun sequence genomic DNA includes:
- the LOC109004728 gene encoding molybdopterin synthase sulfur carrier subunit-like has product MDTMEGKINTQTSDPKPEGNKVPSVKIKVLFFARARDLTSLTEMPLEVPSGSSADDCLNDLVARFPGLEEIRECMVLALNEEYTTESTIVKEKDELAIIPPISGG; this is encoded by the coding sequence ATGGATACAATGGAAGGAAAGATTAACACTCAAACATCGGACCCTAAACCGGAGGGAAACAAAGTTCCATCTGTAAAGATAAAGGTTCTGTTCTTTGCAAGAGCTCGAGATCTTACTAGCTTGACTGAGATGCCATTGGAGGTGCCATCAGGCAGTTCTGCAGATGATTGTTTGAATGATCTTGTTGCCAGGTTTCCGGGCTTGGAAGAGATCCGTGAGTGCATGGTTCTTGCTCTAAATGAGGAGTACACTACTGAGTCAActattgtaaaagaaaaagatgagtTGGCCATTATACCTCCCATAAGTGGTggctaa
- the LOC118348178 gene encoding uncharacterized protein LOC118348178, with amino-acid sequence MEGFREVLAKRNLNDLGWKCEKFTWSNRHGDESSTKERLDRAVANSAWIEVFNEVWVEILAARTSDHKPILIHVLKGKKRNWVKNQGFKYEANWALEEDCEEVMRHVWNKDEGYVVPLEKVVTFLDRSKKALLLWSRQRRRGGEREIEEKTRVLQ; translated from the coding sequence ATGGAGGGTTTTAGGGAAGTCTTAGCTAAAAGAAACCTGAATGACCTTGGGTGGAAATGTGAGAAGTTCACATGGAGCAATAGGCATGGTGATGAGTCTTCAACTAAGGAAAGGCTAGATAGGGCAGTTGCAAATTCTGCTTGGATTGAAGTTTTTAATGAAGTATGGGTGGAAATACTTGCTGCAAGAACATCAGATCATAAGCCTATCTTGATTCATGTGCTTAAAGGGAAGAAAAGGAATTGGGTTAAAAATCAAGGCTTTAAGTATGAAGCAAATTGGGCTTTAGAGGAGGATTGTGAAGAGGTGATGAGACATGTGTGGAACAAGGATGAGGGCTATGTGGTCCCTCTAGAAAAAGTGGTAACTTTCTTAGATAGAAGCAAAAAGGCTCTACTGTTGTGGAGCAGACAAAGGAGaagagggggagaaagagagattgagGAAAAAACAAGGGTTCTCCAATAG
- the LOC109004687 gene encoding uncharacterized protein LOC109004687 — protein sequence MALVSCLDLETSEPLDLSASKRRRRDESGDQGTCTGTTNASTSHHEMGTAISKSACIIAEAIQTIEEREERRHRELMSLHEKRLRIEESKLETNKKGINGLVHAINKLANSINTLAFHHNQSSPN from the exons ATGGCTTTGGTGTCATG CTTAGATCTTGAAACAAGTGAGCCTTTAGACTTGTCTGCATcaaagagaaggagaagagatgaAAGTGGAGATCAAGGAACTTGTACAGGGACTACAAATGCAAGCACCTCACATCATGAAATGGGCACTGCCATCTCCAAAAGCGCTTGCATTATAGCAGAAGCCATTCAGACAATCGAGGAAAGAGAAGAGAGGCGGCACAGAGAGCTTATGAGCTTGCATGAGAAAAGGCTGAGGATCGAGGAATCTAAGTTAGAGACCAACAAGAAAGGTATAAATGGCCTTGTTCATGCCATTAACAAGCTTGCCAATTCCATCAATACCTTGGCTTTCCACCATAACCAATCCTCTCCAAATTAA